Proteins from one Aquila chrysaetos chrysaetos chromosome 5, bAquChr1.4, whole genome shotgun sequence genomic window:
- the RHBDF2 gene encoding inactive rhomboid protein 2 isoform X1, whose amino-acid sequence MSAGDKNGGSRSSSSRLQSKKPPNLSIIIPPREAEEDGARKEPSKVPIYRKSKSLQEPRSKGCDGSERRPGFRRQTSLSQSIRKGTAQWFGVSSDWEGKRQQWQRKSLQHCSMRYGKLKPAYRDMELPSQEVPSFQGTESPKPAKMPKIVDPLARGRPFRHPDETERPHTPHHVLPPLTPGVVSLASFNSIRSGYGRLPRRKRESVAHMSFKAAAALLRGRSALEPLAPKQRSNKRSFVYPSFMDEDMVDAADTLDSSFFSKMDMHDETYSMPDDVFESPPLSATYLRMHPVGEDARVSPEVEQPTPQEGVRLASASAGAGPAPRRGRRIASKVKHFAFDRKKRYYGLGVVGKWLNRTYRRSLSSIVQSQLEITDSHRPYFTYWITFVHILITLLVIGTYGIAPIGFTQHVTTELVLRNKGVYESVKYIQQENFWIGPSSIDLIHLGAKFSPCIRKDRQVEQLIQRERDRERGSGCCVQNDNSGCIQTLPQDCSETLATFIKWPGTNAPAMGSGKKRTSGAVCHQDPRTCEEPASNPPHVWPDDITKWPICTYETKTNHTGFAHMDCQIKGRPCCIGTKGSCEITTREYCEFMHGYFHEEATLCSQVHCLDEVCGLLPFLNPEVPDQLYRLWLSLFLHAGIIHCLVSVTFQMTVLRDLEKLAGWHRISIIFILSGITGNLASAIFLPYRAEVGPAGSQFGLLACLFVELFQSWQVLEKPWKAFLNLFGIVLFLFICGLLPWIDNIAHLFGFLSGLLLSFAFLPYITFGTVDKYRKRAMIIVSLLVFVGLFASLVVWLYVYPVNWRWVEYLTCLPFTSKFCEKYELEQVLH is encoded by the exons ATGTCAGCCGGCGACAAGAACGGGGGCAGCCgctccagcagcagccgccTGCAGAGCAAGAAGCCCCCCAACCTCTCCATCATCATCCCCCCccgggaggcagaggaggatggTGCCCGCAAGGAG CCCTCCAAGGTCCCCATCTACCGAAAGAGCAAGAGCCTGCAGGAGCCCCGCTCGAAGGGATGCGACGGCTCGGAGCGCCGGCCCGGCTTCCGCCGGCAGACTTCCCTGTCCCAGAGCATCCGCAA GGGCACGGCGCAATGGTTTGGCGTCAGCAGCGACTGGGAGGGGAAGCGGCAGCAGTGGCAACGCAAGAgcttgcagcactgcagcatgAGATACGGCAAGCTGAAGCCTGCCTACCGGGACATGGAGCTGCCCAGCCAGGAGGTGCCCTCCTTCCAAGGCACCGAGTCACCCAAGCCTGCCAAGATGCCCAAG ATTGTGGACCCGCTGGCCAGGGGCCGTCCCTTCCGCCATCCCGACGAGACCGAACgcccacacacaccccaccacGTCCTGCCCCCGCTCACCCCCGGCGTCGTCTCCTTGGCGTCCTTCAACAGCATCCGCTCCGGCTACGGCCGCCTGCCACGCAGGAAGAGGGAGTCCGTTGCCCACATGAGCTTCAAGGCGGCCGCAGCCCTTCTCCGT GGACGCTCTGCCCTGGAGCCGCTGGCTCCCAAGCAGAGGAGCAACAAGAGGAGCTTTGTGTACCCCAGCTTCATGGACGAGGACATGGTGGACGCTGCTGATACCCTGGACTCGTCCTTCTTCAGTAAG ATGGACATGCACGACGAGACGTACTCCATGCCCGATGATGTCTTTGAGTCACCGCCTCTATCGGCCACGTATTTACGCATGCACCCGGTGGGGGAGGATGCCAGGGTGTCCCCCGAGGTGGAGCAGCCCACCCC gcaggagggtgtCCGGCTCGCTTCGGCCTCTGCTGGCGCCGGCCCGGCTCCCCGGCGAGGCAGGCGCATCGCTTCCAAAGTGAAGCACTTCGCCTTCGATCGCAAGAAACGGTACTAtgggctgggggtggtggggaagtgGCTGAACAGGACGTACCGCCGCAGCCTGAGCAGCATCGTGCAGTCGCAGCTGGAGATCACCGACAGCCATCG GCCATATTTCACGTACTGGATCACCTTTGTCCACATCCTCATCACCTTGCTGGTCATCGGCACCTACGGCATCGCCCCCATCGGCTTCACTCAGCACGTGACGACAGAGTTA GTGCTGAGGAACAAGGGCGTCTACGAGAGCGTCAAGTACATCCAGCAGGAAAACTTCTGGATCGGGCCCAGTTCG ATCGACCTGATCCACCTGGGAGCCAAGTTCTCCCCCTGCATCCGGAAGGATCGGCAGGTGGAGCAGCTCATCCAGCGCGAGCGGGACCGGGAACGTGGCTCCGGCTGCTGCGTCCAGAACGACAACTCGGGTTGCATCCAGACCCTGCCGCAGGACTGTTCG GAGACGCTGGCGACGTTCATCAAGTGGCCGGGCACCAACGCGCCGGCCATGGGCTCGGGTAAGAAGCGGACGTCGGGGGCCGTGTGTCATCAGGACCCCAG GACATGCGAGGAACCGGCATCCAACCCACCCCATGTGTGGCCAGACGACATCACCAAGTGGCCG ATCTGCACCTACGAGACCAAAACCAACCACACGGGCTTTGCCCACATGGACTGCCAGATCAAGGGCAGGCCCTGCTGCATCGGCACCAAGGGCAG CTGCGAGATCACGACGCGGGAGTACTGCGAGTTCATGCACGGCTACTTCCACGAGGAGGCAACGCTCTGCTCGCAG gTGCACTGCCTGGACGAGGTGTGCGGCCTCCTGCCCTTCCTCAACCCAGAGGTCCCCGACCAGTTGTACCGCCTGTGGCTGTCCCTGTTCCTGCACGCCGG CATCATCCACTGCCTGGTGTCGGTGACTTTCCAGATGACGGTGCTGAGGGACCTGGAGAAGCTGGCGGGCTGGCATCGCATCTCCATCATTTTCATCCTCAGCGGCATCACGGGCAATCTGGCCAGTGCCATCTTCCTGCCGTACAGGGCGGAG gtgGGCCCTGCCGGGTCCCAGTTCGGCTTGCTGGCCTGCCTCTTCGTGGAGCTCTTCCAGAGCTGGCAAGTCCTGGAGAAACCCTGGAAAGCCTTCCTCAACCTCTTCGGCATcgtcctcttcctcttcatctgtGGCCTTTTGCCATGGATCGATAACATCGCTCACCTCTTCGGCTTCCTCAGCggcctcctcctctccttcgCCTTCCTGCCCTACATCACCTTCGGCACGGTGGACAAGTACCGCAAGCGAGCCATGATCATCGTCTCCTTGCTGGTCTTCGTGGGGCTCTTTGCCTCGCTGGTGGTCTGGCTCTACGTCTACCCCGTGAACTGGCGCTGGGTGGAGTATCTCACCTGCCTGCCCTTCACCAGCAAGTTCTGCGAGAAGTATGAGCTGGAGCAGGTCCTGCACTGA
- the RHBDF2 gene encoding inactive rhomboid protein 2 isoform X2, whose amino-acid sequence MSAGDKNGGSRSSSSRLQSKKPPNLSIIIPPREAEEDGARKEPSKVPIYRKSKSLQEPRSKGCDGSERRPGFRRQTSLSQSIRKGTAQWFGVSSDWEGKRQQWQRKSLQHCSMRYGKLKPAYRDMELPSQEVPSFQGTESPKPAKMPKIVDPLARGRPFRHPDETERPHTPHHVLPPLTPGVVSLASFNSIRSGYGRLPRRKRESVAHMSFKAAAALLRMDMHDETYSMPDDVFESPPLSATYLRMHPVGEDARVSPEVEQPTPQEGVRLASASAGAGPAPRRGRRIASKVKHFAFDRKKRYYGLGVVGKWLNRTYRRSLSSIVQSQLEITDSHRPYFTYWITFVHILITLLVIGTYGIAPIGFTQHVTTELVLRNKGVYESVKYIQQENFWIGPSSIDLIHLGAKFSPCIRKDRQVEQLIQRERDRERGSGCCVQNDNSGCIQTLPQDCSETLATFIKWPGTNAPAMGSGKKRTSGAVCHQDPRTCEEPASNPPHVWPDDITKWPICTYETKTNHTGFAHMDCQIKGRPCCIGTKGSCEITTREYCEFMHGYFHEEATLCSQVHCLDEVCGLLPFLNPEVPDQLYRLWLSLFLHAGIIHCLVSVTFQMTVLRDLEKLAGWHRISIIFILSGITGNLASAIFLPYRAEVGPAGSQFGLLACLFVELFQSWQVLEKPWKAFLNLFGIVLFLFICGLLPWIDNIAHLFGFLSGLLLSFAFLPYITFGTVDKYRKRAMIIVSLLVFVGLFASLVVWLYVYPVNWRWVEYLTCLPFTSKFCEKYELEQVLH is encoded by the exons ATGTCAGCCGGCGACAAGAACGGGGGCAGCCgctccagcagcagccgccTGCAGAGCAAGAAGCCCCCCAACCTCTCCATCATCATCCCCCCccgggaggcagaggaggatggTGCCCGCAAGGAG CCCTCCAAGGTCCCCATCTACCGAAAGAGCAAGAGCCTGCAGGAGCCCCGCTCGAAGGGATGCGACGGCTCGGAGCGCCGGCCCGGCTTCCGCCGGCAGACTTCCCTGTCCCAGAGCATCCGCAA GGGCACGGCGCAATGGTTTGGCGTCAGCAGCGACTGGGAGGGGAAGCGGCAGCAGTGGCAACGCAAGAgcttgcagcactgcagcatgAGATACGGCAAGCTGAAGCCTGCCTACCGGGACATGGAGCTGCCCAGCCAGGAGGTGCCCTCCTTCCAAGGCACCGAGTCACCCAAGCCTGCCAAGATGCCCAAG ATTGTGGACCCGCTGGCCAGGGGCCGTCCCTTCCGCCATCCCGACGAGACCGAACgcccacacacaccccaccacGTCCTGCCCCCGCTCACCCCCGGCGTCGTCTCCTTGGCGTCCTTCAACAGCATCCGCTCCGGCTACGGCCGCCTGCCACGCAGGAAGAGGGAGTCCGTTGCCCACATGAGCTTCAAGGCGGCCGCAGCCCTTCTCCGT ATGGACATGCACGACGAGACGTACTCCATGCCCGATGATGTCTTTGAGTCACCGCCTCTATCGGCCACGTATTTACGCATGCACCCGGTGGGGGAGGATGCCAGGGTGTCCCCCGAGGTGGAGCAGCCCACCCC gcaggagggtgtCCGGCTCGCTTCGGCCTCTGCTGGCGCCGGCCCGGCTCCCCGGCGAGGCAGGCGCATCGCTTCCAAAGTGAAGCACTTCGCCTTCGATCGCAAGAAACGGTACTAtgggctgggggtggtggggaagtgGCTGAACAGGACGTACCGCCGCAGCCTGAGCAGCATCGTGCAGTCGCAGCTGGAGATCACCGACAGCCATCG GCCATATTTCACGTACTGGATCACCTTTGTCCACATCCTCATCACCTTGCTGGTCATCGGCACCTACGGCATCGCCCCCATCGGCTTCACTCAGCACGTGACGACAGAGTTA GTGCTGAGGAACAAGGGCGTCTACGAGAGCGTCAAGTACATCCAGCAGGAAAACTTCTGGATCGGGCCCAGTTCG ATCGACCTGATCCACCTGGGAGCCAAGTTCTCCCCCTGCATCCGGAAGGATCGGCAGGTGGAGCAGCTCATCCAGCGCGAGCGGGACCGGGAACGTGGCTCCGGCTGCTGCGTCCAGAACGACAACTCGGGTTGCATCCAGACCCTGCCGCAGGACTGTTCG GAGACGCTGGCGACGTTCATCAAGTGGCCGGGCACCAACGCGCCGGCCATGGGCTCGGGTAAGAAGCGGACGTCGGGGGCCGTGTGTCATCAGGACCCCAG GACATGCGAGGAACCGGCATCCAACCCACCCCATGTGTGGCCAGACGACATCACCAAGTGGCCG ATCTGCACCTACGAGACCAAAACCAACCACACGGGCTTTGCCCACATGGACTGCCAGATCAAGGGCAGGCCCTGCTGCATCGGCACCAAGGGCAG CTGCGAGATCACGACGCGGGAGTACTGCGAGTTCATGCACGGCTACTTCCACGAGGAGGCAACGCTCTGCTCGCAG gTGCACTGCCTGGACGAGGTGTGCGGCCTCCTGCCCTTCCTCAACCCAGAGGTCCCCGACCAGTTGTACCGCCTGTGGCTGTCCCTGTTCCTGCACGCCGG CATCATCCACTGCCTGGTGTCGGTGACTTTCCAGATGACGGTGCTGAGGGACCTGGAGAAGCTGGCGGGCTGGCATCGCATCTCCATCATTTTCATCCTCAGCGGCATCACGGGCAATCTGGCCAGTGCCATCTTCCTGCCGTACAGGGCGGAG gtgGGCCCTGCCGGGTCCCAGTTCGGCTTGCTGGCCTGCCTCTTCGTGGAGCTCTTCCAGAGCTGGCAAGTCCTGGAGAAACCCTGGAAAGCCTTCCTCAACCTCTTCGGCATcgtcctcttcctcttcatctgtGGCCTTTTGCCATGGATCGATAACATCGCTCACCTCTTCGGCTTCCTCAGCggcctcctcctctccttcgCCTTCCTGCCCTACATCACCTTCGGCACGGTGGACAAGTACCGCAAGCGAGCCATGATCATCGTCTCCTTGCTGGTCTTCGTGGGGCTCTTTGCCTCGCTGGTGGTCTGGCTCTACGTCTACCCCGTGAACTGGCGCTGGGTGGAGTATCTCACCTGCCTGCCCTTCACCAGCAAGTTCTGCGAGAAGTATGAGCTGGAGCAGGTCCTGCACTGA
- the AANAT gene encoding serotonin N-acetyltransferase yields MSALSALPFLKPVHLRSPRSSLGGQRRHTLPASEFRCLSPEDAISVFEIEREAFISVSGDCPLHLDEIRHFLNLCPELSLGWFEEGRLVAFIIGSLWDQERLSQEALTLHKPQGTAVHIHVLAVHRTFRQQGKGSILMWRYLQYLRCLPFARRALLMCEDFLVPFYQKCGFEALGPCEVTVRELAFIEMQHPVRGHAFMRRNSGC; encoded by the exons ATGTCGGCGCTCAGCGCGTTGCCTTTCCTGAAGCCCGTTCACCTGAGGTCCCCCCGAAGCTCGCTCGGGGGCCAGCGCCGCCACACGCTGCCCGCCAGTGAGTTTCGCTGCCTCAGCCCCGAGGATGCCATCAGCGTGTTTGAGATCGAGCGGGAAG CCTTTATATCTGTCTCCGGGGACTGTCCCCTCCACCTGGACGAGATCCGTCACTTTCTGAACCTGTGCCCGGAGCTCTCCCTTGGCTGGTTTGAGGAAGGGCGGCTCGTGGCATTCATCATCGGCTCCCTCTGGGACCAGGAGAGGCTCAGCCAG GAGGCGTTGACCCTGCACAAGCCGCAGGGCACGGCGGTGCACATCCACGTGCTGGCCGTGCATCGCACCTTCCGGCAGCAGGGCAAGGGCTCCATCCTTATGTGGCGGTACCTGCAGTACCTGCGGTGCCTGCCCTTTGCCCGGCGTGCCCTGCTCATGTGCGAAGATTTCCTCGTGCCCTTCTACCAGAAGTGCGGTTTCGAGGCGCTGGGTCCCTGCGAGGTGACGGTGAGGGAGCTGGCCTTCATCGAGATGCAGCATCCTGTGCGGGGACATGCCTTCATGCGCAGGAACAGCGGCTGCTGA